Proteins encoded within one genomic window of Balaenoptera ricei isolate mBalRic1 chromosome 10, mBalRic1.hap2, whole genome shotgun sequence:
- the MAPK8IP2 gene encoding C-Jun-amino-terminal kinase-interacting protein 2 yields MADRAEMFSLSTFHSLSPPGCRPPQDISLEEFDDEDLSEITDDCGLGLSYDSDHCEKDGLSLGRSEQPHPICSFQDDFQEFEMIDDNEEEEEEEEEEEEEEEEEEEEEEEEEEEEEEEEEEEEEGEEEGEGKEGGGPAREPLIPSPSLEEPHKHRPTTLHLTTLGAQDSLNNNGGFAPGPPASRQETVLCPPTQEPLREPPAPLPPTDRRPCGAQSAVHPGCDSEGNQPAGPLAPGGASPSSDPGIEADLGSGSSGGRGGRRSSQELSSPGSDSEDAGGARLGRMISSISETELERSSDDGGGSSSGRSSHLTNSIEEASSPASEPEPEPPSEPPRRPAFLPVGPDDTNSEYESGSESEPDLSEDADSPWLLSNLVSRMISEGSSPIRCPGQCLSPAPRPAGEGASPAAEAPGAAAGPGVELVDMETLCGPPPPEPSAPRPGPAQPGPCLFLSNPTRDTITPLWAAPGRPARPGRACSAACSEEDDEDEEEEDAAEPKAGPPGGRGAGPAALDASLVYDAVKYTLVVDEHTQLELVSLQRGAGLGADSEDSGGEASEEEAGAALLGREQGPGDASPGSPDLTFSRKFLNVFVNSTSRSSSTESFGLFSCLVNGEEREQTHRAVFRFIPRHPDELELDVDDPVLVEAEEDDFWFRGFNMRTGERGVFPAFYAHVVPGPAKDLLGSKRGPCWVERFDVQFLGSVEVPCHQGNGILCAAMQKIATARKLTVHLRPPASCDLEISLRGVKLSLSGGPEFQHCSHFFQMKNISFCGCHPRNSCYFGFITKHPLLSRFACHVFVSQESMRPVAQSVGRAFLEYYQRHLEYACPTEDIYLE; encoded by the exons ATGGCGGATCGGGCGGAGATGTTTTCTCTTTCCACCTTTCACTCGCTGTCGCCGCCAGGCTGCAG GCCTCCACAGGACATAAGCCTGGAAGAATTTGATGATGAAGATCTGTCTGAGATCACCGATGACTGTGGTCTGGGCCTCAGCTACGACTCGGACCACTGCGAgaag GACGGCCTTTCCCTGGGGCGTTCGGAGCAGCCGCACCCCATCTGCTCCTTCCAGGATGACTTCCAGGAGTTTGAGATGATCGATGacaatgaagaggaggaggaggaggaggaggaggaggaggaggaggaggaagaggaggaggaggaggaagaggaggaggaagaggaggaggaggaggaggaggaagaggaggaggagggggaggaagaaggggagggcaaggagggaggaggccctGCTCGGGAGCCCCtgatcccctccccctccctggagGAGCCCCACAAGCACCGGCCCACCACGCTCCACCTGACAACGCTGGGAGCCCAG gacTCCCTGAACAACAATGGAGGGTTTGCTCCAGGGCCTCCagcctccaggcaggaaacagtgCTGTGCCCACCCACCCAGGAGCCCCTCCGAG AGCCGCCCGCCCCGCTCCCGCCCACGGACAGACGCCCCTGCGGGGCGCAGTCAGCTGTGCACCCAGGTTGCGACTCCGAAGGAAACCAGCCCGCAGGGCCCCTGGCGCCAGGTGGGGCCTCGCCCTCCTCGGATCCGGGCATCGAGGCCGACCTGGGGAGCGGCTCCAGCGGAGGCCGCGGGGGTCGGCGCAGCAGCCAGGAGCTGTCGTCGCCGGGCTCCGACTCCGAGGACGCGGGCGGCGCGCGCCTGGGGCGCATGATTTCGTCCATCTCAGAGACAGAGCTGGAGCGGAGCAGCGACgacggcggcggcagcagcagcggcCGCTCCTCGCACCTCACCAACTCCATCGAGGAGGCCTCGTCGCCGGCCTCGGAGCCCGAGCCCGAGCCGCCGAGCGAGCCCCCGCGCCGCCCCGCCTTCCTGCCCGTGGGCCCCGACGACACCAACAGCGAGTACGAGTCGGGGTCCGAGTCTGAGCCGGACCTCAGCGAGGACGCCGACTCGCCCTGGCTGCTCAGCAACCTCGTGAGCCGCATGATCTCCGAGGGCTCCTCGCCCATCCGCTGCCCTGGCCAGTGCCTGTCTCCCGCGCCGCGTCCTGCCGGCGAGGGTGCGTCGCCCGCCGCCGAGGCCcccggggcggcggcggggccgggcGTGGAGCTGGTGGACATGGAGACGCTGTGTGGGCCGCCGCCCCCCGAGCCCTCCGCCCCTCGGCCCGGCCCCGCGCAGCCCGGGCCCTGCCTCTTCCTCAGCAACCCCACGCGCGACACCATCACGCCCCTGTGGGCCGCTCCGGGCCGCCCGGCCCGCCCGGGCCGCGCCTGCTCCGCCGCCTGCTCGGAAGAGGACGACgaggatgaagaggaggaggacgcAGCTGAGCCCAAGGCAGGGCCCCCCGGGGGCCGGGGCGCGGGCCCCGCGGCGCTGGACGCCTCGCTGGTGTACGACGCGGTCAAGTACACGCTGGTGGTGGACGAACACACGCAGCTGGAGCTGGTGAGCCTGCAGCGCGGCGCGGGCCTGGGTGCCGACAGCGAGGACAGCGGCGGCGAGGCCAGCGAGGAGGAGGCGGGAGCCGCGCTGCTGGGCCGTGAGCAGGGCCCCGGGGACGCCTCCCCGGGCAGCCCTGACCTCACCTTCTCCAGGAAGTTCCTCAATGTCTTTGTCAACAGCACCTCTCGATCCTCCA GCACCGAGTCTTTCGGCCTTTTTTCCTGCCTGGTcaatggggaggagagggagcaaACCCATCGGGCCGTGTTCAG GTTCATTCCCCGCCATCCCGACGAGCTTGAGCTGGATGTGGACGACCCGGTCCTGGTGGAGGCCGAGGAGGATGACTTCTGGTTCCGTGGCTTCAACATGCGCACGGGGGAGCGTGGCGTCTTCCCCGCCTTCTATGCCCACGTGGTGCCTGGCCCGGCCAAGGACCTGCTGG GGAGCAAGCGGGGTCCCTGCTGGGTGGAGCGCTTTGACGTGCAGTTCCTGGGCTCCGTGGAGGTGCCCTGTCACCAGGGCAATGGCATCCTGTGTGCAGCCATGCAGAAG ATCGCCACTGCCCGGAAACTGACCGTCCACCTGCGTCCTCCTGCCTCCTGTGACCTTGAGATTTCTCTTCGGGGGGTCAAGCTGAGTCTAAGTGGAGGACCCGAG TTCCAGCACTGCAGCCACTTCTTCCAGATGAAGAACATCTCGTTTTGTGGCTGCCACCCCCGCAACAGCTG CTATTTTGGCTTCATCACCAAACACCCGCTGCTGAGCCGTTTTGCCTGCCACGTTTTCGTCTCCCAGGAGTCGATGAGGCCCGTGGCCCAGAGTGTGGG CCGCGCCTTCCTGGAGTACTACCAGCGCCACCTGGAGTACGCCTGCCCCACAGAGGACATCTACCTGGAGTAG